A part of bacterium genomic DNA contains:
- a CDS encoding cyanophycin synthetase, protein MPPLPEPTRDGVTHPGEPGIGPDLAPPFAPDSETTRWLFDLNRLGIRPGLRRIRGLLDELGRPEQGMISLVVAGTNGKGSTTRLLARLLQEAGYRTACYTSPHLLSMYERLEIDGEPVERGHFRGLVEGLRPAVERHEASWFETLTAASLAAARDRGVEVFCCEAGLGGRLDASNALPAAAILLTGVSLDHQAILGETVEAIADEKLGLLKPGVPLFCSIAEGLKARAFAAAVAAGSPAHFLDELTRIEVGDEGWDLVTRRAAYRGLPPYAAPAMRRNAALALLALEELAVAGVVRSAPDPAGALSRAFLPGRFQRVLSGPDWILDTAHNAEALAVSLEAFRERPCAGRRLVLFGGMVDKDPGDEAGRLLAGMDRIVLAPVSLPRSRNPEQLKSLMDRWGLAAHHGAVVLDGVAAAVDELATAAPGDAVLVCGSCFLVAETLHELGFRSLAETRTPRDAAATLAARAEGRP, encoded by the coding sequence CATCCCGGCGAGCCCGGGATCGGGCCGGACCTCGCGCCGCCGTTCGCCCCCGACAGCGAGACGACCCGCTGGCTGTTCGATCTGAACCGGCTGGGCATCCGTCCCGGCCTGCGCCGCATCCGCGGCCTGCTCGACGAGCTCGGCCGGCCCGAACAGGGCATGATCTCGCTCGTGGTGGCCGGCACGAACGGCAAGGGCAGCACGACGCGCCTGCTCGCGCGCCTGCTGCAGGAGGCGGGCTACCGCACGGCCTGCTACACCAGCCCCCACCTGCTCTCGATGTACGAGCGGCTCGAGATCGACGGCGAACCCGTCGAGCGCGGGCACTTCCGCGGGCTCGTCGAGGGTCTGCGACCCGCGGTCGAGCGCCACGAGGCGAGCTGGTTCGAGACCCTGACGGCGGCCTCGCTGGCCGCGGCGCGCGACCGCGGCGTGGAGGTCTTCTGCTGCGAGGCGGGCCTCGGCGGCCGGCTCGACGCCAGCAACGCGCTGCCGGCCGCGGCTATCCTGCTGACCGGCGTGTCGCTGGACCACCAGGCGATCCTGGGCGAGACGGTCGAGGCCATCGCCGACGAGAAGCTCGGACTGCTCAAGCCCGGCGTGCCGCTGTTCTGTTCCATCGCCGAGGGGCTCAAGGCCCGGGCCTTCGCCGCCGCCGTGGCCGCCGGCAGCCCGGCCCACTTCCTGGACGAGCTGACGCGCATCGAGGTCGGCGACGAGGGCTGGGACCTCGTGACGCGGCGCGCCGCGTACCGCGGGCTGCCGCCCTACGCCGCGCCCGCGATGCGGCGCAACGCCGCCCTGGCGCTGCTCGCGTTGGAGGAGCTGGCCGTCGCCGGCGTCGTGCGCTCCGCGCCCGATCCCGCCGGCGCGCTGTCCCGCGCCTTCCTGCCGGGCCGTTTCCAGCGTGTCCTGAGCGGACCGGACTGGATCCTGGACACCGCCCACAACGCCGAGGCGCTGGCCGTGTCGCTGGAAGCCTTCCGCGAGCGCCCCTGCGCGGGACGCCGCCTGGTCCTGTTCGGCGGCATGGTCGACAAGGACCCCGGCGACGAGGCCGGCCGGCTGCTCGCGGGCATGGACCGGATCGTGCTGGCCCCGGTGTCGCTGCCCCGTTCCCGGAACCCGGAGCAGCTGAAATCGTTGATGGACCGCTGGGGCCTCGCTGCGCATCATGGCGCCGTCGTGCTGGACGGGGTGGCGGCGGCGGTCGACGAGCTGGCGACGGCGGCGCCCGGCGACGCCGTCCTGGTCTGCGGCTCCTGCTTCCTGGTGGCCGAGACCCTGCACGAGCTGGGGTTCCGCTCCCTCGCCGAGACCCGAACGCCGCGCGACGCGGCCGCGACGCTGGCCGCCCGCGCGGAAGGACGCCCATGA